GACATGAAACTGTTGGAGAAGATTGAGGAGCTGACTTTGTATACCATCCACCAAGAAGAAAAACTCACAGAAAAGGAAATGCAGGTAATGCTTTTAAGAGATGAGTTGAAAGCGTTGAAAGGTCGATTATCAACTATTGAAAAATACATTCTAGAAAAATGAGACAGTTCATACTTTATGCACTTATGCTTTTGTCCGTCATCTCTGTTATGGCCCAGGGCAGAAAAATTGTTTTAGGCTCCAATAACGGCTCGCCAGAATATTTGGTGGGTCAAATACCTGCCCACTCTACCAGCAACTATGCGAAGCTTAAAGTAGAAATTTTTGGCGGCAGTTGGCATAACAACAATTTGGGGGAAAACCATTATTACATTTCATCAAGGGATGGCCTTAAAATACATCAAGAAGTTCATGGTGGAAGTTATAGCAGGTATGCCTTAAAAGTCTACGACAATGGTAACGGCTATGATATTGTGGTCAAGGTTGTTGACCATTATCCTTCGTTCTACATACGATCCTGGCTTTTAGCTTCGGGAGGGACACTTTCAGAAAATACCATCTTGGATTATGATGCTACAGGGAAAACGGATATTACGGGGCAAATAACGATAACCACACTTTTTGCCACCCAAAACAATGGTAACGTAGGAATTGGAACCACTTCTCCAGATGCCAAACTTACCGTAAAAGGTAACATTCATGCTGAGGAGGTCAAAGTAGATCTCAATGTCCCTGCTCCCGACTATGTCTTTAAGGAAGGTTATGACCTCAAATCCCTGAAAGAAATCCAAGACCATATAAAAGCACATGGGCATTTGCCCAATATTCCTTCGGCCCAGGAGATGGAGGAAAACGGGATTGAGCTTGGAGCGATGAACATGAAACTGTTGGAGAAGATTGAGGAACTAACACTTTATACCCTACAACAGCAAACCATACTGGAAACGGTATTGCAACGGACCAGAAAACAGGAAAGGGAAATCCAGGAGTTAAAAAAACAGATGCAATGAAAAAAATAGGAACGGTCATCTTATCACTGGGGTGTTTACTGGGTATGAATGCACAGAATGATTTCCCTGATTCCGGGGATGCTAAAATCCAGGATGCCAATTTAACAATTGAGACCTCGCAATGGCGCCCTAGTCTACTGACCTTAAGGGATACCCATTACAATCCGAATCAAGTATACCATTTTCAATTGGAGAGTGATGGGCTCAAG
The sequence above is a segment of the Muricauda sp. SCSIO 64092 genome. Coding sequences within it:
- a CDS encoding tail fiber protein: MRQFILYALMLLSVISVMAQGRKIVLGSNNGSPEYLVGQIPAHSTSNYAKLKVEIFGGSWHNNNLGENHYYISSRDGLKIHQEVHGGSYSRYALKVYDNGNGYDIVVKVVDHYPSFYIRSWLLASGGTLSENTILDYDATGKTDITGQITITTLFATQNNGNVGIGTTSPDAKLTVKGNIHAEEVKVDLNVPAPDYVFKEGYDLKSLKEIQDHIKAHGHLPNIPSAQEMEENGIELGAMNMKLLEKIEELTLYTLQQQTILETVLQRTRKQEREIQELKKQMQ